Part of the Oscillospiraceae bacterium genome is shown below.
TAAGACCGGCTATGGCATTTGCGGCGCCGGTTGTGATAAGATAGCCGACGCGGCTTATTGCCCAATCATGCTCGCTTTCGGGGTATTGCATGAAAAAGTGCTGACGGAGCTTGCCCAGAATAAAAAGCCAATAATACTTTAGTTTTTTCATATTTCACCCTGAGTTTTAAAATATTTGTAAAGCCACCACTTATTATATACTCTTTATTTATAAAGTCAATAGGTTTTGATAAAAAAGAAAAATAACACCCTGCTAATTTGAATAAAAGTGTTGATTTTTGGACGGATTTGTGGTATCATTAGAATCGTGAAGTTGTGTTTTATTACAAGGAGAGGGATTATGTCAAAATTAAAAATAGGTATTATAGGTACAGGAAGTATTTCCAACGAGCATATCAGAGGTTATCTGAATAATCCCGATGTTGAGCTTTATGCTTTTTGCGATATTGATGCCGACAAGCTTAATGCAATGGGCAAAAAATACGGTGTCACCCGTCTTTATACCGATAAGGACGAAATGTTGAAGCTGAGTGAGTTGGATGCGGTGAGCGTGTGCACCTGGAATGCCGCTCACGCAGAATGTACTATTGCCGCTCTCAATGCAGGTAAGCATGTTTTGTGTGAAAAGCCCACCGCCATGAATACTGCCGAGGCGCAGGCAATGAAGGATGCGGCAGAGAAAAACGGAAAAATACTGATGATCGGCTTTGTGCGCCGTCACGGTAATGATTGTGCGCTTCTTAAGGACTTTATAGAAAAGGGCGAATTCGGCGAGCTTTACTACGGCAAGGCGAAATATCTGCGCCGCAACGGATGCCCGGGCGGTTGGTTCGGAAACAAGGAGTTTTCGGGCGGCGGTCCGCTTATAGACCTGGGTGTGCACGTAATCGATATGGTGAAATATCTTGCCGGTAACCCCAAGCCCGTTTCGGTTTACGGCTTCACCTTCGATAAGCTGGGCAACCGTCCCGGTCTGCGCGAAAATGTTTCTATCGGCAACTATCGCGGCTTGCACAATAAAACCGTTTTCAATGTTGAGGACTTTGCAGGCGCAATAATACGCTTTGACAACGGCTTTGTATTGTCGGTTGAGGCAAGCTTCAGCCTTAATGAAAAGTGCGATACCTCTTCAATCGAGCTGTTCGGAACAAAGTCGGGCGCAAGGCTGGATGCATCAAACGACCCACCGCTGGAGATTTATACAACCACCAACGGCTATCTCACCAACACCACCTTCTTTAACCGCCGTCTTACCGAATCCGGCGACTTTTTCGCCATGGAAATGAATAATTTTGTGGATGCTGTTCTTGGCAGAGCCGAATGTAAGGCGCCCGCGCAGGACGGCGTGGACATAATGAAAATTCTTGATGCCATCTATGAATCCGCACGCACGGGTCATGAGGTGGTTATAGACTGATACGCTGAAAGGGAGTAAAATGGCAGAAAAATCACAGGCACAGTTGAAATTTGATATTGCTTACGACAGCTACAAGCAGGTAGAGGCTGTCGTGAAGGAGCTTTCCGAGCTGACACAAATAGTATTCAGGCATTTTTCCCACACAATAGCCATGCGCCAGTATGATTATATGCTTCAGCTTTTGTTGCTTTCCATGGCTGTGGCGGACGATGATTACAAAAATCTGGAAAATCAGTTTGTGGAGAAAATAACCCGTTACGGCAGTATTCTCACGTCCTATAACATAAGTCTCAAGGACAAGGGCAGTGACACCAAGTACACCTGGCAGAGCCTCAGAGAGCATATAAATTCGCTGAGCGGAGACGAAAAATCGGCATTTGTGGGAGATCTTTACTCGCTTATCTCGCACAGAATAAAGGAGTTTGTGGATTTCTTCGCCTGCATCGACCAGGCGGTAAAAGGCCGCAATTTTCTGGCGGAAATTAATTTCGCCACCGAAAATATACTCAGGCAGTTTGCAATTATTGACGAAACCGAGGACGTAAATCCCAATGATCCGGGCACGGCGGCGTTTTCCGAATTGGAGCTGGCGCTGGAATTAAAAGCGGAGATATTTACCGAAAAATGGCTTCAGGTAATATCGGAATGCGAATAAAGTAAAAAATAAAATAATAATAAATTCAAGGAGATTATCATGCAACAGAACAAAGACTTCAAGCCGTATGTTCCTGCTGAAAAGATTACTCCCGAAATAACTGTGACCTCCATAGTTATGGGTATAATCCTTGCGGTAGTATTCGGCGCCGCAAACGCATATCTGGGACTCAGAGTAGGTATGACTGTTTCGGCATCCATTCCCGCCGCGGTAATCGCCATGGGCGTTATCCGTGTTATTATGCGCAAAAACTCCATTCTCGAAAGTAACATTGTCCAGACTACCGGTTCTGCCGGCGAAAGTCTTGCGGCAGGTGCGATTTTCACTCTTCCTGCGCTCTTTTTATGGGCAGCAGAGGGCAAAATGGATAAGCCCGGCATTGTTGAAATAACTCTTATCGCTCTTCTGGGCGGTCTTTTGGGTGTATTTTTCATGGTGCCACTGAGAAACGCTCTTATCGTTAAGGAGCACGGTGTCCTGCCTTATCCCGAGGGAACGGCATGCGCCGAGGTCCTTCTTGCCGGCGAAAAGGGCGGTGCAAACGCCTCCACCGTATTTGCAGGTATGGGCTTTGCGGCACTGTTTAAATTCATTATAGACGGACTTAAGGTAGTTGCAGGCGAGGTCTCTGTAAGCATCAAGGGCTTTGCGGGTGCTATCGGAACACAGATTTACCCCGCTGTAATGAGCGTTGGTTATATCTGCGGTGCAAGAATTTCGTCCTATATGTTCGCGGGCGGTATGCTCAGCTGGCTGGTGCTTATTCCCGTTATTGTGCTGTTTGGCGAGAATGTTGTAATGGCTCCCGAAATGTCGGCTACCATCGGCGAGCTTTATGCTTCGGGCGGTGCAAGTGCCATTTGGTCCACCTACATCCGCTATATCGGCGCAGGTGCTCTTGCGGCGGGCGGTATCATAAGCCTCATCAAGTCTCTGCCTCTTATCGTTTCCACCTTTGCAGGCGCCATGAAGAGCATTTCCGCAAGCGGTTCAAATACGGGAAATCTGCGCACCGAAAAGGACATCAGCCTTAAAATAGTTATTCCCGCTATTATCGTTCTCACACTTCTGGTGTGGCTGGTTCCCGCTATTCCCGTGTCGCTTCTGGGCGCGTTTATAGTTGTAATATTCGGTTTCTTCTTTGCCACCGTTTCCTCCCGTATGGTAGGTCTGGTGGGAAGCAGTAACAACCCTGTTTCGGGTATGGCTATTGCAACACTTCTCATAACCACCGTAATTCTCAAAATGACCGGCTCCACCGGTGCGGCGGGTATGTGCAGTGCTATTGCCATCGGTTCCATAATTTGTATCGTTTCCGCTATTGCGGGCGACACCTCCCAGGACCTTAAAACAGGTTATCTTTTGGGTGCAACCCCCAGAAAACAGCAGATAGGTGAGATTATCGGTGTTATTGCCGCGGCGTTTGCTATCGGCGGAACGCTTTACCTGCTGGATACCGCATGGGGCTTCGGCGGCGAGGAGCTGGGTGCACCTCAGGCAACCCTTATGAAGC
Proteins encoded:
- a CDS encoding Gfo/Idh/MocA family oxidoreductase; its protein translation is MSKLKIGIIGTGSISNEHIRGYLNNPDVELYAFCDIDADKLNAMGKKYGVTRLYTDKDEMLKLSELDAVSVCTWNAAHAECTIAALNAGKHVLCEKPTAMNTAEAQAMKDAAEKNGKILMIGFVRRHGNDCALLKDFIEKGEFGELYYGKAKYLRRNGCPGGWFGNKEFSGGGPLIDLGVHVIDMVKYLAGNPKPVSVYGFTFDKLGNRPGLRENVSIGNYRGLHNKTVFNVEDFAGAIIRFDNGFVLSVEASFSLNEKCDTSSIELFGTKSGARLDASNDPPLEIYTTTNGYLTNTTFFNRRLTESGDFFAMEMNNFVDAVLGRAECKAPAQDGVDIMKILDAIYESARTGHEVVID
- a CDS encoding oligopeptide transporter, OPT family, producing the protein MQQNKDFKPYVPAEKITPEITVTSIVMGIILAVVFGAANAYLGLRVGMTVSASIPAAVIAMGVIRVIMRKNSILESNIVQTTGSAGESLAAGAIFTLPALFLWAAEGKMDKPGIVEITLIALLGGLLGVFFMVPLRNALIVKEHGVLPYPEGTACAEVLLAGEKGGANASTVFAGMGFAALFKFIIDGLKVVAGEVSVSIKGFAGAIGTQIYPAVMSVGYICGARISSYMFAGGMLSWLVLIPVIVLFGENVVMAPEMSATIGELYASGGASAIWSTYIRYIGAGALAAGGIISLIKSLPLIVSTFAGAMKSISASGSNTGNLRTEKDISLKIVIPAIIVLTLLVWLVPAIPVSLLGAFIVVIFGFFFATVSSRMVGLVGSSNNPVSGMAIATLLITTVILKMTGSTGAAGMCSAIAIGSIICIVSAIAGDTSQDLKTGYLLGATPRKQQIGEIIGVIAAAFAIGGTLYLLDTAWGFGGEELGAPQATLMKLIIEGVMDNNLPWGLVFIGVFIAVIVEVVGIPVLPFAIGVYLPVQLNACIMVGGLVRLALDKMKGDEEKKKAIISDGTLFCSGMIAGEGLVGILLALLAVFGIGEMIDLSAYIHPVVYNVGSLVLFGIIILTVLKFSLWKKRK